In Phreatobacter cathodiphilus, the genomic window TCATCAGCTTGTTGGCGACGTAATAGTCCTCGGTCAGGAGTTGGCCCGAGAGATAGAGCGCGGTCGCATCAGGCCCGCCCTCCCGGATGGCGTGCTGGAACCCCTCGGCGACGCCATCCAGCGCCGTGTCCCAGGACACACGTTCCATGCTGCCGGACCGCGTCCGCATCATCGGATGGAGAAGGCGGCCCTCGAGGTCGAGCGTCTCGCCGAGGGCCGAACCCTTGACGCAGAGCCGGCCGCGATTGGCGGGATGAGCCGGATCGCCGGCGATGGTGACGCCGCCGCCGGCATCGACGCCGGCGAGGACGCCGCAGCCGACGCCGCAATAGGGGCAGGCCGTGGCGACCGGGCGGGGCAGAGGCGATTGTGCCGTCATGGTCAGGCGGCCTCCGCCAGGGCGCGGCCGAAGATGAGGCCGTCGCGCAGGGCCCCGAGGGGACGGCCGGAACGGATGAGGTCGAGATACCAGGGCCCGTCGCCGGTCTCGCCGTAGAGCAGGGCGCCAGCGAGGGCGCCGCCGCGCAGCACCAGCTTGCGGTAGGTGCCGAGGGCCGGATCGCGCCAGATCACGGTCTCGGCGCCCGGCCCGCCCTCGAAGTCCCCGGCGGAGAAGACGGGGATGCCGGAAACCTTGAGGTTGGTGGCCAGCACCGTGCCCTCGTAGGTCGCGGGCCGGCCGGACAGGTTCCGGGCGAGCGCGGCGGCCTGCTGCAGGGCCGGCTCCACCAGGCCGTAGCAGATGCCACGATGCTCGGCGCATTCGCCGATGGCGTGGATGGCGGGATCGGATGTGGCGAGACGGTCGTCGACGAGGACGCCGCGGCCGGTGGCGAGCCCCGCCTCGCGGGCCAGGGTGGCGTTGGGCCGGATGCCGACGGCGCAGACCACGAGGTCGGCGGGAAGCAGCCGGCCGTCGGAGAGGCGGAGACCCGTGACGTGCCCGTCGCCCTCCACCGCGGCGGTGTCGGCACCGAGTTCGACCGTAATGCCGCGCGCCGCCAGCGCCGCCTTCAAGAGGGCCGCGGCCTCGGCGTCGAGCTGGCGCTCCATCAGCCGGTCCATCAGATGGACGAGGGTGACCCGCGTGCCACTGGCGGCGAGGCCCGAGGCCGCCTCGATGCCGAGGAGGCCGCCGCCGATCACCACGGCCCGCCGCGCCGGACCCGCGGCGGCCAGCATGGCGTCGACGTCGGCATGGTCGCGGAAGGTGACGACGCCGGGCAAGTCCATGCCGGGCTTGGGCAGGCGAATCGGATCGGAGCCGGTGGCGAGCACGAGCTGCGCGTAGGGCAGGCGAGCGCCGTCCTCCAGCACGACCTGGCGGTTATCCCGGTCGACGGCGACGGCGCGGCGGCCGTAGACGAGGGTGACGCCCTGGCGCTCCCACCATGTCAGAGGCTTCAGCTCGGTCTCCTCGCGGGCCATCTCGCCTGCGAGAACGGAGGAGAGCAGGACGCGGTTGTAGGCGAGATGCGGCTCCGCCCCGACGACGAGGATGGAATAGCGGCCGAGCGCCACCCGCCCGAGCTCCTCGACGAGCCGCGCGGCGGCCATGCCGTTGCCGATGACGACGAGCGGTTCGGACATGGCCGCGTCCGTCAGGCCGCTTCGACGAAGGCGTGGCGCTCGTAGAGGAACTTCAGCACGGCCTCGCGGGCCTTGATGTAGGTGGTGTTGGTGACGAGTTCGAGCCGCTTGCGCGGGCGCGGCAGCGAGACCTCGAGGATCTCGCCGATGGTGGCCGAGGGCCCGTTGGTCATCATGATGATCCTGTCGGAGAGGAGGACGGCCTCGTCCACATCGTGGGTGATCATGATCATCGTGTTCTTCAGCGAGGCATGAATCTGCATCACCGAGTCCTGGAGATGGGCGCGGGTGAGGGCGTCCAGCGCCCCG contains:
- a CDS encoding NAD(P)/FAD-dependent oxidoreductase, yielding MSEPLVVIGNGMAAARLVEELGRVALGRYSILVVGAEPHLAYNRVLLSSVLAGEMAREETELKPLTWWERQGVTLVYGRRAVAVDRDNRQVVLEDGARLPYAQLVLATGSDPIRLPKPGMDLPGVVTFRDHADVDAMLAAAGPARRAVVIGGGLLGIEAASGLAASGTRVTLVHLMDRLMERQLDAEAAALLKAALAARGITVELGADTAAVEGDGHVTGLRLSDGRLLPADLVVCAVGIRPNATLAREAGLATGRGVLVDDRLATSDPAIHAIGECAEHRGICYGLVEPALQQAAALARNLSGRPATYEGTVLATNLKVSGIPVFSAGDFEGGPGAETVIWRDPALGTYRKLVLRGGALAGALLYGETGDGPWYLDLIRSGRPLGALRDGLIFGRALAEAA